TTAGGCACTGTCTGTTTTATACAAGAGAACCATACATATCAGACTTTATAAAAGTGTCAAGACTttataaaaacagaacaagatgTAGTAGTGGCATGTGTAATGGACATCTTGTCTCTCCTTGTCAATGGGAAGAATATAGCTAGCTTTGAAAGGATTAGTTGTGTTCATATACATTTGCATGCACATCTGAGTGCAGAAATCCTATCTCAGGATCTTTAATCTTCTGAACCTCACACTTGCATTCTTCTACAATCATAACCACCTTGAACAGAGGAGCAGCCCTGGTACAGTtcatctccaaatgtttcatggaaaACTTGGTGGGTAAGCAGTGAGAACAGAAGGTATAAAGGCGATCTTCAGGGCCAGGAACATGGAAGGAACTGCATTTCCCAAAGCACAAGTTGTTTTGCATCACCACCGTCTCACAATTCTCGTACACAATACTCTACAAGAAAGCACACTCCTGTTAAAGCGCTTATTTAGACACTTTGTTAGAAAACGAACAAATGCACTCACATACATGTAATAGTAGATAATACCATTTCAGGATCAACTAAAATGTTGTCTAGTAGTGGGCAATCTTTCAAGATTCTTCAAAATAAAAGGATTGAATGGGCAGAGAAGATGATGTTGGGGCATGTCACTGAGGCTCAAGCCTTCAAATCCTATGGCAAGATGAGTGAAATTTTGTAAATTTAATTAGATTAGGCAATGCTAGCGGAAAACAAGTTCTCAGATTGCACCAAAGGCTACTGGGACTAAGGAGCAAAGGGTGCTCTGCCTTTGAAAACAATAGAACAATAGTAATTAATGTCTGTCCCATTAAAGTTATTAATCTACTTTTGAGGGATTTTAGTGGATCAACTATTtgcctatttattttttattaaatttatatcctgccctccctgatcGAAGTTGGACTCAGGACAGCATACAgacatttcaaaataattttacaaatacataaaattcacTATGCCTATCAATAAACTCACTAAAAACACAAGATGGCAAACAAAAATTTTTTGGCCTATGTTAATCATCTGGCCCAGCTCAGGTATAAACTGGCCTAAAAACTGTCTGAGCATAGGCCAGATCAAGAAGACTTCTCTATAAATGCAAGATTCCCTTTGAAACATTACCATGCTGCTGATCAATTGATTTTTCTTTAAGTATCAGTAATCCTTTAGACCTACCTTGTAAGGAAGGCCAGGATTAGAACCTCCTAATATAGATTGGGTGGAGGGTGAGAAATAGTGTGAGAAATAGTGATCAGCTTTATTCTGGTGACTTTGTAAGTCACGCATCAGGTAGTTAACACCATCTCGTTAAACTGTTATCCTCTTTATTgaatatataatataattttttaaggaaaaaaaatctgttgtatgtttagttgtgggttttttcctttttcaaaagaacctgaAACTTAGTCATGCATGGAGGTGGTGTTAATATCAACATATTATATATACTTTATGACTGATAGGTAGGCATATGTTCATATTGCTACCTCAACATAGGAAACTCTTAACATGCACAAAATGTGTTCTCAATGCGGCATGTTTACTCCAGATTCTTGAACAGAAATTACATAGCTTCCATCTATGTAAAAGGGACATcatacattttatgtatttacatGGTGAAATGATTGTCTGCAGCAGAAATATAAAAGTTATTGTTACAGAACATTGTTGCCAATGGCTACGGCTGTCTGGCATCCccaaatacattttcatttttagaatgGATTTTAAGTAAAAAGTCAGGAACACCATGTTGTGACTTCAATTTCCAGTCAGTAAAACTGGGAAAATAGAAATTTACTCCACACAGTTGCTGCTACAGAATAACATTTTGCAAATTAAAAGTGCAGCGTGAATAGCAACAGTAGTTCATAAACATTCCTGATAGTGTAAAAGTAGGTTAGACAAGTAATATACTTTTAGGTTTAATTTTATTTACCTGAGAAAATGGCAGAGTGCTGCAAATCTCCTCATACATCTCATTGGTCTTGATGGGAAGGACAACTTCTTCAGACCTCGACTTAGTTTTCAACATAAAAAGATCCCAAAACCTTTTGGCATCTTTCCTGAAGGCTgattctgcttctcttttgctgtGTGGATGGGAAGATGGGCTTTTTTCACCCTCTGAATATGGAGACACATGTGTGGTAACCCAGCTTCCAACAACTTGAATTGCATCTGTatatggggaaacaaacttgggcCTTTGGGATTCATCTTTCTTCATGTTCGTCGTCTCTGCCAGTGAGTTTGCCCCAAACAGACCAAGTTCTGAAATGCCCTCATTATTTTCTAAATCTTTCACTAGCAAATATTGAGTCAAAAAGTGGGgaatttctcctctttttttctgcagttcttccGGTTGCTCTTTTGTTCCAGAGCATGAAATCAGCAGCTGAATCAGTAGCAGAAACATGATACTGGCTTTTCGGGTGGAGAACTCCTTTTCCCCTCGATTTCTTGCAGCTTCAAAAATGGTTTGGAGGCAGATCATTCTATTTATATGAAGTCTTCAGTTTTAGAGTCTAAATGGTGCTCTTACAGAAGGGTGAAAAGGAGGGACAAAGCAGGTGATGCTCATTAACAGTAGACTGTGATTGTAAGAGTATCCTGAGTATCTTAACCACCTTCATAGCTTGGAGAATGTGTATTCAGAATGCATTATCTGAAGTAGCATCTGTTTTCCCAGGCAGGGGTGATTTTCAGTGTTTGGATAAGTTGTTTAGAGGCTGTCTGGGAACTGTGGAAATTTCCTAAATGTGTATTTGTGTTCCAATACATTCTCAAGTAGGGCAGCAATGTTAATCTATTGCAACACAACAGAAAGGTATCCTGtggcattttaaaagtgaacagtTTTGTTGAAGTATAATCTTTTGTGGACAGGAGCCCACTTCCTCAGATGATGTGATGTCTTAATGAACTAGGCCTTAGACAAGAAACCTCTTCCTTCAATAAATCTGTTCAAATGCCCTTTGACTTCCAATACAGTTTGTCATACTTCATTCCCCATCTGCAGGTAGATGGAGAAGGGAAGCTGGAAGGTCAGCCTAACATAAAGGAGAGGAGACGGTTTTAAACAAAaatagacaaagactgaaggtaGTTTGATGGAGGACTCTTATTTTTGAACAGGTGTCAATCTATTTGTGAAAGTGAGATTATAGCATATTTGGCTGTTTAGACAGTATTTTATTTCACATTCATATAGTAAGGTAAATACCATAATATTAGTTTGCATTTATTTAGCTCTGTCAGTGTGTCTGGTCCTTCATACTGTACAGCTGAAAGGTTCATGTATTTACATCTAAGAGCTGATAAAATCAGACAGTAGAGGCTGAGGAAGGAGATAGAGGCGGAGATAAATGTAGGAAGGATATATATTTAAATGGCAAATGTGAATGCTGTTAGTCATGTTGTATTATAGCATAAGCTATGATAGTGATCTTCTGTTGTGAACTTGTAAATTCATTAAAAAGCTTATAGATAAAAAAGCttataaatgaaaaaaaccaTAATAGGTCAAACATACAGACTTGAGTATAATTACAACACACTGTGACAGATTGCAACCTGGTTTCTGTACACTACCCAGTGCTGGGGCTGTCCAAAAGCATTCTTTCAGTGGAACAAGACTGTGGATTGGTGTGAGTAAACAGGAATCTGGTCAGGAGACATACTGAAGgggtaaaacaaaaaacaaacagaatccCTGGGAACAGCAAACGGCATCATAATACACAAACAGCTGTTTACATAGGGAATGCAATTAAGGCAGATTTACTGAAAAGATAATCTTTATTCAGAAGCATTTTCAGAATTTGGTTTCCAGCTTGTTACATTACACTTTTAGACTGAATGTGAAGTATATTATTTCAGACCAGTAAaattcatttgtttttctttcatttcagaaTTCTGATCTTTCAGATTgattgcccaaaataatcttggAATGTAAAATAAACTAGTAAAATCTTCCAGAGGGATAGCCCCCTTTATCTGTTACATCATGAACAAAAAGGAAATCTAGTGAAATCTTAAACAGATTTATTGGTCAGATGAACTTTTATGGATTAGAGCCCACTTCATTAAAAGCAAACATCCAAGGTCATCTTTGTTAATCAATGTGTCTTTGGCTAAGTGAAATGTCAGCCTCCTATGAAATCTTTATTCTCTTGCTTCCTATTTCTAAGGTGATGTTTACATTTCAGACTATCAATTAATGTGTCAAATTTCAGCTTTTGAGGTGTCTGAAAATACCTAAACTGCCTCAAAGtactttttaaatttcatttggaGAGACTGTAGAGCAATTGACATGTTTTCAGATTCCTCTAGTAAGTGGGGATTGCATGATTATACATCTCAGGGTCACACATGATTAAAAATATACCTTTTTGTCAAGCTTTTAGGCTGAAATCtctattttacaaaataaaatagtaGGTTGTATCCTACCACTCTTTGGCAGCTAACTTTCCACAAGCCAGAGTCACCTTCTTCTGGAGCAAGCGTCTCTTCCAATAGATGAAAAGTCTATTTCACTGGAGGAAGGTTCTTTAGTATGGAGGAAAACTCTGCATGTACTTGAGCAGTGTGGTGCCAGGCTTTCTACTCCTCCTTCGCTTTACAGCCCCTGTGCCACATGACTTTTTAAATCCATGGGAATACCCTGACTCTCAGTAATCCTTTTAGAGGGGCAGCAAAGAAGGTTGGAAGAGATAGGTAGGAAAAATCCACTGCATAAGCACTTGC
The DNA window shown above is from Sphaerodactylus townsendi isolate TG3544 linkage group LG07, MPM_Stown_v2.3, whole genome shotgun sequence and carries:
- the CER1 gene encoding cerberus; translated protein: MICLQTIFEAARNRGEKEFSTRKASIMFLLLIQLLISCSGTKEQPEELQKKRGEIPHFLTQYLLVKDLENNEGISELGLFGANSLAETTNMKKDESQRPKFVSPYTDAIQVVGSWVTTHVSPYSEGEKSPSSHPHSKREAESAFRKDAKRFWDLFMLKTKSRSEEVVLPIKTNEMYEEICSTLPFSQSIVYENCETVVMQNNLCFGKCSSFHVPGPEDRLYTFCSHCLPTKFSMKHLEMNCTRAAPLFKVVMIVEECKCEVQKIKDPEIGFLHSDVHANVYEHN